Proteins encoded together in one Panthera uncia isolate 11264 chromosome A2, Puncia_PCG_1.0, whole genome shotgun sequence window:
- the USP19 gene encoding ubiquitin carboxyl-terminal hydrolase 19 isoform X3: MSGGASTTGPRRGPPGLEEATSKKKQKDRANQESKDGDPRRGSVSSREEQAKEELLLDWRQSADEVIVKLRVGAGPLRLEEVDAAFTDTDCVVRLPGGRQWGGVFYAEIESSCTKVQARKGGLLQLALPKKVPLLTWPSLLKKPLGTQEALPGLRCQENGQEPSPIALEPGPEPRRGKQEARNQKRAQGRGEVGAGAGPGAQAGPSAKRAVHLRRGPDGEGSRDGPGPRGDAPPFLAETATQAEAEEQLRVPPLNPQTCLLGSEENLALLAGEKTVSPRNDPVSPAMARSRDPEKGDRSKEEMAEAADALTLVDEPESMVNLAFVKNDSYEKGPDSVVVHVYVKEICRDTSRVLFREQDFTLIFQTRDGNFLRLHPGCGPHTIFRWQVKLRNLIEPEQCTFCFTASRIDICLRKRQSQRWGGLEAPAARGAVGGAKVAVPTGPTPLDSTPPGGAPHPLTGQEEARAVEKEKPKARSEDTGLDGVVARTPMEHVAPKPEPHLASPKPTCMVPPMPHSPVSGDSVEEEEEEEKKVCLPGFTGLVNLGNTCFMNSVIQSLSNTRELRDFFHDRSFEAEINYNNPLGTGGRLAIGFAVLLRALWKGTHHAFQPSKLKAIVASKASQFTGYAQHDAQEFMAFLLDGLHEDLNRIQNKPYTETVDSDGRPDEVVAEEAWQRHKMRNDSFIVDLFQGQYKSKLVCPVCAKVSITFDPFLYLPVPLPQKQKVLPVFYFAREPHSKPIKFLVSISKENSSASEVLESLSQSVHVKPENLRLAEVIKNRFHRVFLPSHSLDTVSPSDTLLCFELLSPELAKERVVVLEVQQRPQVPSIPISKCAACQRKQQSEDEKLKRCTRCYRVGYCNQLCQKTHWPDHKGLCRPENIGYPFLVSVPASRLTYARLAQLLEGYARYSVSVFQPPFQPGRMALESQGTGCTTLLSTSSLEAGDSERDPIQPPELQLVTPVAEGDTGVPRTWAAPDRGSVPSTSGVSSEVLVSGPVEVGSLPAGERMSRPEAAVPGYQHPSEAINAHTPQFFIYKIDASNREQRLEDKGDTPLELGEDCSLALVWRNNERLQEFVLVASKELECAEDPGSAGEAARAGHFTLDQCLNLFTRPEVLAPEEAWYCPQCKQHREASKQLLLWRLPNVLIVQLKRFSFRSFIWRDKINDLVEFPVRNLDLSKFCIGQKEEQLPSYDLYAVINHYGGMIGGHYTACARLPNDRSSQRSDVGWRLFDDSTVTTVDESQIVTRYAYVLFYRRRNSPVERPPRAGHSEHHPDLGPAAEAAASQASRIWQELEAEEEPVPEGPVPLGPWGPQDWVGPPPRGPTTPDEGCLRYFVLGTVAALVALVLNMFYPLVSQSRWR, translated from the exons ATGTCTGGTGGGGCCAGCACCACGGGCCCAAGGAGAGGTCCCCCAGGACTGGAGGAGGCCACCAGTAAGAAGAAGCAGAAGGATCGAGCAAACCAGGAGAGCAAGGATGGAGATCCTAGGAGAG GGTCAGTGTCCTCTCGGGAGGAGCAGGCCAAAGAGG AGTTGTTGCTTGATTGGAGGCAGAGTGCAGATGAGGTGATTGTCAAGCTGCGTGTGGGAGCGGGTCCCCTGCGGCTGGAGGAGGTGGATGCTGCTTTCACAGACACAGACTGCGTGGTGCGGCTTCCAG GTGGTCGGCAGTGGGGTGGTGTTTTCTATGCTGAGATAGAAAGTTCTTGCACCAAAGTACAAGCCCGCAAGGGTGGCCTCCTGCAGCTGGCACTGCCCAAGAAGGTGCCTCTGCTCACATGGCCCTCTCTTCTG AAGAAACCTCTAGGGACCCAGGAGGCGTTGCCAGGGCTGCGGTGTCAGGAGAATGGGCAGGAGCCATCTCCCATTGCCCTGGAGCCAGGCCCTGAGCCCCGGCGGGGTAAACAGGAGGCCCGGAACCAGAAGAGGGCCCAGGGCCGTGGTGAGGTAGGCGCAGGGGCTGGCCCCGGGGCCCAGGCAGGGCCCAGCGCCAAGAGGGCTGTGCATCTCCGCAGAGGGCCAGATGGGGAAGGGTCCAGAGATGGGCCTGGACCCCGGGGCGATGCCCCCCCCTTCTTGGCTgagacagccacccag GCTGAGGCTGAGGAACAGCTCCGGGTACCACCGCTGAACCCCCAGACCTGCCTTTTGGGTTCAGAGGAGAATCTAGCACTCTTGGCAGGAGAGAAGACCGTGTCCCCCAGGAATGATCCAGTCTCCCCAGCCATGGCTCGGAGCAGAGATCCTGAGAAAGGTGACCGTTCCAAAGAGGAGATGGCAGAGGCAGCAGATGCTCTAACCTTGGTGGATG AGCCGGAGTCCATGGTGAACCTGGCATTTGTCAAGAATGACTCATATGAGAAGGGCCCGGATTCAGTGGTGGTGCATGTGTATGTGAAAGAAATCTGCAGGGACACTTCTCGAGTGCTTTTCCGCGAGCAAGATTTCACGCTTATCTTCCAGACCAG GGATGGAAACTTCCTGAGACTACACCCAGGCTGTGGGCCCCATACCATCTTCCGTTGGCAGGTGAAGCTCAG GAACCTGATTGAGCCTGAGCAGTGCACCTTTTGCTTCACGGCCTCTCGAATTGACATCTGCCTCCGAAAGCGGCAAAGTCAGCGCTGGGGGGGCCTGGAGGCCCCAGCTGCACGAG GTGCAGTGGGTGGTGCAAAGGTTGCCGTGCCGACAGGTCCAACCCCTCTGGATTCAACCCCACCGGGaggtgccccccaccctctcACAGGCCAGGAGGAAGCTCGGGCTGTGGAGAAGGAAAAACCCAAGGCTCGATCTGAGGACACGGGGCTGGATGGTGTGGTGGCCCGCACCCCCATGGAGCATGTAGCCCCAAAGCCAGAGCCACACCTAGCCTCG CCCAAGCCCACATGTATGGTGCCTCCAATGCCCCACAGCCCTGTGAGCGGAGATagtgtggaggaagaggaggaggaagagaagaaggtgTGTCTGCCTGGCTTCACTGGCCTTGTCAACCTAGGCAACACCTGCTTCATGAACAGTGTCATTCAGTCTCTGTCCAATACTCGGGAGCTCCGGGACTTCTTCCACG ACCGCTCCTTTGAGGCCGAGATCAACTACAACAACCCACTGGGGACTGGTGGGCGTCTGGCCATTGGCTTTGCTGTGTTGCTCCGGGCACTGTGGAAGGGCACCCACCATGCCTTCCAGCCTTCCAAGTTGAAG GCCATTGTGGCGAGCAAGGCCAGCCAGTTCACAGGCTATGCGCAGCATGATGCCCAGGAGTTCATGGCTTTCTTGCTGGATGGGCTGCATGAAGACTTGAATCGCATTCAGAACAAGCCCTACACAGAAACTGTGGATTCAGATGGGCGGCCCGATGAG GTGGTGGCTGAAGAAGCATGGCAGCGGCATAAGATGAGGAATGACTCTTTCATCGTAGACCTGTTTCAGGGCCAGTATAAGTCGAAGCTGGTGTGCCCTGTGTGTGCCAAG GTCTCCATCACTTTTGACCCATTCCTCTACCTGCCAGTACCCTTGCCACAGAAGCAGAAGGTTCTCCCCGTCTTCTATTTTGCCCGGGAGCCACACAGCAAACCCATCAAG TTTCTGGTGAGCATCAGCAAGGAGAACTCCAGTGCAAGTGAAGTGTTGGAATCCCTCTCTCAGAGTGTCCACGTGAAGCCTGAGAACCTGCGTCTAGCTGAG GTGATTAAGAATCGTTTCCACCGTGTATTCCTGCCCTCCCACTCATTGGACACTGTGTCCCCATCTGACACGCTCCTCTGCTTTGAGCTGCTATCCCCAGAGTTGGCTAAGGAGCGGGTGGTGGTGCTAGAGGTGCAGCAG CGCCCCCAGGTGCCCAGCATCCCCATCTCCAAGTGTGCAGCCTGCCAGCGGAAGCAGCAGTCAGAGGACGAGAAGCTGAAGCGCTGTACCCGGTGCTACCGCGTGGGCTACTGCAACCA gCTCTGCCAGAAAACCCACTGGCCTGACCACAAGGGTCTCTGCCGCCCTGAGAACATTGGCTACCCATTTCTGGTCAGTGTACCTGCCTCACGTCTCACTTATGCTCGTCTTGCTCAGCTGCTAGAGGGCTATGCCCG GTATTCTGTGAGTGTATTCCAACCACCCTTCCAGCCTGGCCGCATGGCCTTGGAATCCCAGGGCACTGGCTGTACTACGTTGCTCTCTACTAGCTCCCTGGAGGCTGGGGACAGTGAGAGGGACCCGATTCAGCCTCCTGAGCTCCAGTTGGTGACCCCCGTGGCTGAGGGGGACACAGGGGTCCCTAGGACATGGGCGGCTCCTGATcggggctctgtgcccagcaccagTGGAGTTTCTTCTGAGGTGCTGGTCAGTGGGCCTGTTGAAGTTGGCTCCTTGCCTGCTGGTGAGAGGATGTCTCGGCCCGAAG CTGCTGTGCCTGGATATCAGCACCCAAGTGAAGCCATAAATGCCCACACCCCTcagttcttcatctataaaattgacGCATCTAACCGAGAGCAGCGGCTGGAGGACAAAG GAGACACCCCCCTGGAGCTGGGTGAGGACTGCAGCCTGGCTCTAGTGTGGCGGAACAATGAGCGCCTGCAGGAATTTGTGTTGGTAGCCTCCAAAGAGCTGGAGTGTGCTGAGGATCCAGGCTCTGCTGGTGAGGCTGCCCGTGCTGGGCACTTTACTCTGGACCAGTGCCTGAACCTCTTCACTCGGCCTGAGGTGCTGGCGCCTGAGGAGGCTTG GTACTGCCCACAGTGTAAACAACACAGAGAGGCCTCCAAGCAGCTGCTGCTGTGGCGCTTGCCCAATGTACTCATTGTGCAGCTCAAGCGCTTCTCCTTTCGGAGTTTCATTTGGCGTGATAAGATCAACGACCTGGTGGAGTTCCCTGTTCG GAACCTGGACCTGAGCAAGTTTTGCATTGGTCAGAAAGAGGAACAGCTGCCTAGCTACGACCTGTACGCTGTCATCAACCACTACGGAGGCATGATTGGCGGCCACTACACTGCCTGTGCCCGCCTGCCCAATGACCGCAGCAGCCAGCGCAGCGACGTGG GGTGGCGCTTATTTGATGACAGCACGGTGACAACAGTAGACGAGAGCCAGATCGTGACGCGTTATGCCTATGTACTCTTCTACCGCCGGCGGAACTCTCCTGTGGAGAGGCCCCCCAGGGCAGGTCACTCTGAGCACCACCCAGACCTAGGCCCTGCAGCCGAGGCTGCTGCCAGCCAG GCTTCCCGGATTTGGCAGGAGCTGGAGGCCGAGGAGGAACCAGTACCTGAGGGGCCTGTGCCCCTGGGTCCCTGGGGGCCCCAAGACTGGGTGGGCCCCCCACCACGTGGCCCTACCACACCAGATGAGGGCTGCCTCCGGTACTTTGTTCTGGGTACCGTGGCAGCTTTGGTGGCCCTCGTGCTCAACATGTTCTATCCTCTGGTATCCCAGAGTCGCTGGAGATGA
- the USP19 gene encoding ubiquitin carboxyl-terminal hydrolase 19 isoform X7 encodes MSGGASTTGPRRGPPGLEEATSKKKQKDRANQESKDGDPRRGSVSSREEQAKEELLLDWRQSADEVIVKLRVGAGPLRLEEVDAAFTDTDCVVRLPGGRQWGGVFYAEIESSCTKVQARKGGLLQLALPKKVPLLTWPSLLKPLGTQEALPGLRCQENGQEPSPIALEPGPEPRRGKQEARNQKRAQGRGEVGAGAGPGAQAGPSAKRAVHLRRGPDGEGSRDGPGPRGDAPPFLAETATQAEAEEQLRVPPLNPQTCLLGSEENLALLAGEKTVSPRNDPVSPAMARSRDPEKGDRSKEEMAEAADALTLVDEPESMVNLAFVKNDSYEKGPDSVVVHVYVKEICRDTSRVLFREQDFTLIFQTRDGNFLRLHPGCGPHTIFRWQVKLRNLIEPEQCTFCFTASRIDICLRKRQSQRWGGLEAPAARVGGAKVAVPTGPTPLDSTPPGGAPHPLTGQEEARAVEKEKPKARSEDTGLDGVVARTPMEHVAPKPEPHLASPKPTCMVPPMPHSPVSGDSVEEEEEEEKKVCLPGFTGLVNLGNTCFMNSVIQSLSNTRELRDFFHDRSFEAEINYNNPLGTGGRLAIGFAVLLRALWKGTHHAFQPSKLKAIVASKASQFTGYAQHDAQEFMAFLLDGLHEDLNRIQNKPYTETVDSDGRPDEVVAEEAWQRHKMRNDSFIVDLFQGQYKSKLVCPVCAKVSITFDPFLYLPVPLPQKQKVLPVFYFAREPHSKPIKFLVSISKENSSASEVLESLSQSVHVKPENLRLAEVIKNRFHRVFLPSHSLDTVSPSDTLLCFELLSPELAKERVVVLEVQQRPQVPSIPISKCAACQRKQQSEDEKLKRCTRCYRVGYCNQLCQKTHWPDHKGLCRPENIGYPFLVSVPASRLTYARLAQLLEGYARYSVSVFQPPFQPGRMALESQGTGCTTLLSTSSLEAGDSERDPIQPPELQLVTPVAEGDTGVPRTWAAPDRGSVPSTSGVSSEVLVSGPVEVGSLPAGERMSRPEAAVPGYQHPSEAINAHTPQFFIYKIDASNREQRLEDKGDTPLELGEDCSLALVWRNNERLQEFVLVASKELECAEDPGSAGEAARAGHFTLDQCLNLFTRPEVLAPEEAWYCPQCKQHREASKQLLLWRLPNVLIVQLKRFSFRSFIWRDKINDLVEFPVRNLDLSKFCIGQKEEQLPSYDLYAVINHYGGMIGGHYTACARLPNDRSSQRSDVGWRLFDDSTVTTVDESQIVTRYAYVLFYRRRNSPVERPPRAGHSEHHPDLGPAAEAAASQASRIWQELEAEEEPVPEGPVPLGPWGPQDWVGPPPRGPTTPDEGCLRYFVLGTVAALVALVLNMFYPLVSQSRWR; translated from the exons ATGTCTGGTGGGGCCAGCACCACGGGCCCAAGGAGAGGTCCCCCAGGACTGGAGGAGGCCACCAGTAAGAAGAAGCAGAAGGATCGAGCAAACCAGGAGAGCAAGGATGGAGATCCTAGGAGAG GGTCAGTGTCCTCTCGGGAGGAGCAGGCCAAAGAGG AGTTGTTGCTTGATTGGAGGCAGAGTGCAGATGAGGTGATTGTCAAGCTGCGTGTGGGAGCGGGTCCCCTGCGGCTGGAGGAGGTGGATGCTGCTTTCACAGACACAGACTGCGTGGTGCGGCTTCCAG GTGGTCGGCAGTGGGGTGGTGTTTTCTATGCTGAGATAGAAAGTTCTTGCACCAAAGTACAAGCCCGCAAGGGTGGCCTCCTGCAGCTGGCACTGCCCAAGAAGGTGCCTCTGCTCACATGGCCCTCTCTTCTG AAACCTCTAGGGACCCAGGAGGCGTTGCCAGGGCTGCGGTGTCAGGAGAATGGGCAGGAGCCATCTCCCATTGCCCTGGAGCCAGGCCCTGAGCCCCGGCGGGGTAAACAGGAGGCCCGGAACCAGAAGAGGGCCCAGGGCCGTGGTGAGGTAGGCGCAGGGGCTGGCCCCGGGGCCCAGGCAGGGCCCAGCGCCAAGAGGGCTGTGCATCTCCGCAGAGGGCCAGATGGGGAAGGGTCCAGAGATGGGCCTGGACCCCGGGGCGATGCCCCCCCCTTCTTGGCTgagacagccacccag GCTGAGGCTGAGGAACAGCTCCGGGTACCACCGCTGAACCCCCAGACCTGCCTTTTGGGTTCAGAGGAGAATCTAGCACTCTTGGCAGGAGAGAAGACCGTGTCCCCCAGGAATGATCCAGTCTCCCCAGCCATGGCTCGGAGCAGAGATCCTGAGAAAGGTGACCGTTCCAAAGAGGAGATGGCAGAGGCAGCAGATGCTCTAACCTTGGTGGATG AGCCGGAGTCCATGGTGAACCTGGCATTTGTCAAGAATGACTCATATGAGAAGGGCCCGGATTCAGTGGTGGTGCATGTGTATGTGAAAGAAATCTGCAGGGACACTTCTCGAGTGCTTTTCCGCGAGCAAGATTTCACGCTTATCTTCCAGACCAG GGATGGAAACTTCCTGAGACTACACCCAGGCTGTGGGCCCCATACCATCTTCCGTTGGCAGGTGAAGCTCAG GAACCTGATTGAGCCTGAGCAGTGCACCTTTTGCTTCACGGCCTCTCGAATTGACATCTGCCTCCGAAAGCGGCAAAGTCAGCGCTGGGGGGGCCTGGAGGCCCCAGCTGCACGAG TGGGTGGTGCAAAGGTTGCCGTGCCGACAGGTCCAACCCCTCTGGATTCAACCCCACCGGGaggtgccccccaccctctcACAGGCCAGGAGGAAGCTCGGGCTGTGGAGAAGGAAAAACCCAAGGCTCGATCTGAGGACACGGGGCTGGATGGTGTGGTGGCCCGCACCCCCATGGAGCATGTAGCCCCAAAGCCAGAGCCACACCTAGCCTCG CCCAAGCCCACATGTATGGTGCCTCCAATGCCCCACAGCCCTGTGAGCGGAGATagtgtggaggaagaggaggaggaagagaagaaggtgTGTCTGCCTGGCTTCACTGGCCTTGTCAACCTAGGCAACACCTGCTTCATGAACAGTGTCATTCAGTCTCTGTCCAATACTCGGGAGCTCCGGGACTTCTTCCACG ACCGCTCCTTTGAGGCCGAGATCAACTACAACAACCCACTGGGGACTGGTGGGCGTCTGGCCATTGGCTTTGCTGTGTTGCTCCGGGCACTGTGGAAGGGCACCCACCATGCCTTCCAGCCTTCCAAGTTGAAG GCCATTGTGGCGAGCAAGGCCAGCCAGTTCACAGGCTATGCGCAGCATGATGCCCAGGAGTTCATGGCTTTCTTGCTGGATGGGCTGCATGAAGACTTGAATCGCATTCAGAACAAGCCCTACACAGAAACTGTGGATTCAGATGGGCGGCCCGATGAG GTGGTGGCTGAAGAAGCATGGCAGCGGCATAAGATGAGGAATGACTCTTTCATCGTAGACCTGTTTCAGGGCCAGTATAAGTCGAAGCTGGTGTGCCCTGTGTGTGCCAAG GTCTCCATCACTTTTGACCCATTCCTCTACCTGCCAGTACCCTTGCCACAGAAGCAGAAGGTTCTCCCCGTCTTCTATTTTGCCCGGGAGCCACACAGCAAACCCATCAAG TTTCTGGTGAGCATCAGCAAGGAGAACTCCAGTGCAAGTGAAGTGTTGGAATCCCTCTCTCAGAGTGTCCACGTGAAGCCTGAGAACCTGCGTCTAGCTGAG GTGATTAAGAATCGTTTCCACCGTGTATTCCTGCCCTCCCACTCATTGGACACTGTGTCCCCATCTGACACGCTCCTCTGCTTTGAGCTGCTATCCCCAGAGTTGGCTAAGGAGCGGGTGGTGGTGCTAGAGGTGCAGCAG CGCCCCCAGGTGCCCAGCATCCCCATCTCCAAGTGTGCAGCCTGCCAGCGGAAGCAGCAGTCAGAGGACGAGAAGCTGAAGCGCTGTACCCGGTGCTACCGCGTGGGCTACTGCAACCA gCTCTGCCAGAAAACCCACTGGCCTGACCACAAGGGTCTCTGCCGCCCTGAGAACATTGGCTACCCATTTCTGGTCAGTGTACCTGCCTCACGTCTCACTTATGCTCGTCTTGCTCAGCTGCTAGAGGGCTATGCCCG GTATTCTGTGAGTGTATTCCAACCACCCTTCCAGCCTGGCCGCATGGCCTTGGAATCCCAGGGCACTGGCTGTACTACGTTGCTCTCTACTAGCTCCCTGGAGGCTGGGGACAGTGAGAGGGACCCGATTCAGCCTCCTGAGCTCCAGTTGGTGACCCCCGTGGCTGAGGGGGACACAGGGGTCCCTAGGACATGGGCGGCTCCTGATcggggctctgtgcccagcaccagTGGAGTTTCTTCTGAGGTGCTGGTCAGTGGGCCTGTTGAAGTTGGCTCCTTGCCTGCTGGTGAGAGGATGTCTCGGCCCGAAG CTGCTGTGCCTGGATATCAGCACCCAAGTGAAGCCATAAATGCCCACACCCCTcagttcttcatctataaaattgacGCATCTAACCGAGAGCAGCGGCTGGAGGACAAAG GAGACACCCCCCTGGAGCTGGGTGAGGACTGCAGCCTGGCTCTAGTGTGGCGGAACAATGAGCGCCTGCAGGAATTTGTGTTGGTAGCCTCCAAAGAGCTGGAGTGTGCTGAGGATCCAGGCTCTGCTGGTGAGGCTGCCCGTGCTGGGCACTTTACTCTGGACCAGTGCCTGAACCTCTTCACTCGGCCTGAGGTGCTGGCGCCTGAGGAGGCTTG GTACTGCCCACAGTGTAAACAACACAGAGAGGCCTCCAAGCAGCTGCTGCTGTGGCGCTTGCCCAATGTACTCATTGTGCAGCTCAAGCGCTTCTCCTTTCGGAGTTTCATTTGGCGTGATAAGATCAACGACCTGGTGGAGTTCCCTGTTCG GAACCTGGACCTGAGCAAGTTTTGCATTGGTCAGAAAGAGGAACAGCTGCCTAGCTACGACCTGTACGCTGTCATCAACCACTACGGAGGCATGATTGGCGGCCACTACACTGCCTGTGCCCGCCTGCCCAATGACCGCAGCAGCCAGCGCAGCGACGTGG GGTGGCGCTTATTTGATGACAGCACGGTGACAACAGTAGACGAGAGCCAGATCGTGACGCGTTATGCCTATGTACTCTTCTACCGCCGGCGGAACTCTCCTGTGGAGAGGCCCCCCAGGGCAGGTCACTCTGAGCACCACCCAGACCTAGGCCCTGCAGCCGAGGCTGCTGCCAGCCAG GCTTCCCGGATTTGGCAGGAGCTGGAGGCCGAGGAGGAACCAGTACCTGAGGGGCCTGTGCCCCTGGGTCCCTGGGGGCCCCAAGACTGGGTGGGCCCCCCACCACGTGGCCCTACCACACCAGATGAGGGCTGCCTCCGGTACTTTGTTCTGGGTACCGTGGCAGCTTTGGTGGCCCTCGTGCTCAACATGTTCTATCCTCTGGTATCCCAGAGTCGCTGGAGATGA